A window of Phacochoerus africanus isolate WHEZ1 chromosome 11, ROS_Pafr_v1, whole genome shotgun sequence genomic DNA:
TTGCCCAGGTGTTTGGCTTGTTCTGATGCAGGTGGCTCGCCCTGCACATGCCGTCTTGAGTACTGTGTGTGTGGACGCGCTTCCTGAGAATGGTGAAGTATCTCTGAGGATCTGTCTTTTCCTTTCGTTCTGTGAATGGAGTGGATGGTATAATCGTAGAGTGCAACAAAATTCTGACACTATGATGGCTTTCAATAAACCTAGAAAGTAGAAGAAGAAGAGTAGCCCTGACGACCTTCTTTTGGTTCCATCAGGAGGTCCAAGGACACTATGTCCATTTCCAACATCACGATCCTCACGCCCTCTGTGTTGACACTGATAGGGATCCCAGGCCTGGAGTCTGTGCAGAGCTGGATCGGGATTCCACTCTGTGCCATGTATCTCACTGCTGTGCTGGGAAATTCCTGGCTTCTGAGCATCATCAGGTCAGAACGCAGCCTCCGTGAGCCCATGTACATGTTCCTGGGCATGCTGGGAGCCACGGATATCGCACTTAGTACCAGCGTTGTGCCCAAGATGCTTGGGATCTTCTGGTTTCATGTCTCAGAGATTTATTTTGATGCCTGCTTGCTCCAGATGTGGCTCATCCACACATTTCAGGGCATCGAGTCAGGCATCCTGCTGGCCATGGCCCtggaccgctatgtggccatctgttgTCCCCTGAGACATGCTGCCATCTTTACCCAGCAGCTAGTCACTCAGATTGGGGCTGCGGTAACACTCAGGGCTGCCATTCTTGTAGCCCCCTGCCTCGTCCTGATAAAGTGTCGACTGCACCTTTATCATACCACTGTCATCTCCCACTCCTACTGTGAGCACATGGCCATTGTGAAGCTGGCTGCAGAAAACGTCCGAGTCAACAAAATCTATGGTCTGTTTGTGGCATTCACTGTTGCAGGGTGTGACCTCACCGTCATCACTCTGTCCTATGTCCAAATATTCGTGGCAGTGTTCCGTCTGCCCCAGAAGGAGGCCAGGCTGAAAGCGGTCCACACTTGCGTCCCTCACATCTGCGTCTTCCTGCAGCTCTACCTCCtcgctttcttctccttcttcacaCACAGGTTTGGGGGGCGCATCCCCCCTTACATCCACATCCTCGTCTCCAGCATCTACTTGGTGGTCCCTCCGTGCCTCAATCCGCTTGTCTATGGGGCAAAGACCAAGCAGATCCGCATCCATGTGACAAAAATGTTCCGTTCGTGAAAGTGACCAGGATTAGTACTGTTCTGCTCTCCTTTTTGTCTAATAGTAAccatctttccaaagaaaaataagctaCAGAAATCACGTTGTTTGAGATCTTTGAGGTTTCTATGTAACTGCTTTCCGAGAAGCTGGTTTTCATAGTTTCGTAGCCCCTGAGGCCAATCAATGGGTTTCTGGATTCTCACTGAGAAACTAGACTGAGAATCACAGAAAGAGGAATATAGTGCACGTGTactgcttccttttctctgtggttttttCATCCTAGGTTGAGCTATCTTCTTTGAGAGTCCTCCacgagttcctattgtggctcagaggtgatgaacctgactagtatccatgtggacgcgggttccatccctggcctccctcagtgagttagggatctggccttgccgtgagttgtgctgtaggtttCAGACCAGGCTctgatcccgtgtggctgtggctgtggggtaggccggctgctgtcactctgatttgactcctggctttggaacttccatgtgccgcagaggcagcccttaaaagaccaaaaaaaaaaaaaaatcatcaaagaaacaaacatgCTCCTCCCGCAGAGTTCATAGATTATGGATTTCTCAGTGATTTTAAACACTCATTGTTCTAGAGTAATCAGGTGCTGCATGAAAACAAGTAGCTGCCTCCCGTTCTTTCTTATCCAATCGCTCAtcttaaaaatcaacaacaaaacacaaagcaGCCTCTGTGTATCTTCGTCATGTTCTTATCCAAAAATTGTGCATCTAATGAGACAGTTAAGGCTGAAGGTCTCGTTTCAGCCCCAAGGTCCTTCAAGGAGTTACAAGCACAACACCCTTGAAACCCCCTGTGTTCCCATTTAACTTCAGTCTTCTTTCTGGTTCTTCCATCCTGTccttcttaatcaattcatcgATGGTTATCACACGCCTATTCTCTCATAAATAGTGTCCCAGAGAATAGTGGCCTAGTGGTACACTTGACACAGTATGTCTGTTTCATGAGTTTGTAGCTGTCGTAAGCTCTCATTTCTGGGAGAGAGGGCCAGAGAAATGGAGAGGGAAGTAGTCCTTGTCCCCACAGAATGTGTAGCGAGCAGAGAGAACGGAGCATGAGGATCTGGCCCAAAGCATCAGTCACAGATGTCCTCGCTATTGTTTCTGAAGTAGGGAGTGTGATTCTTGAGGCAGGATGACCCGTGACCCCGGGACGGAAGGACCCACCATGCCAGGTGCGGGACCGAGGCGATGTCACAGAGAGAAAGTGGTGAAGGTCGGGGCACAGGGTGtggtgttgtgttgtgttttgcAGTGTAAGGTGCACTTTGAGGAAACAATATGCATATTACGAATGGGCATGGACATTGTGCAAAATGGTTGAACTTTATTCTGAAAACCATTATGTCTCCTACGAGAGCTTTTCTCTATGAGAtggacacgtgtgtgtgtgtgtgtatgtgtgtatctccTTGGGCATGTGCCAGCATATATTGATTACCATGCCTTTTAAACAGCTAAGTTACAATTTTAGTAAATATGTGGTTGCTCTGTTTAAGGATTAAGGACTTTAGAACTTACCAGCGGTGGATTTTTCCTGAAAACGTCAGCTTATTGGTCATTTTTCAATAAAGGTGCTGAACAGTATTCACATGTGTGAAGGTGTCCGTgcctttttacatttattttttgaatgtccacactgtggcatgtggaagttccagggctaggggtctaatcggagctgctgacttcaccacagccccagccacaccggatccggtaccatctgcgacctacatctcagctcacggcagcgctggatcctttaacccactgagtgagggcagggctcgaacctgcatcctcatggatactagtcaattctTTACCCTCTGAAGCACAACGGGAGCGCCTGCATGCTTTACATTTCAACAGTATTGAAAATATAGATGAGTTTTTGAATTGGACTGTAGCCTTCAACCTGAATTCTGCCCCTAACTATGATGTaatttgtggggggtttttttcttttgcgttTCCTCTGCTTTTGTTTCCACATATCTGCCATGTAGAAAATACCCCTGATAATCGCTTCATATATTTGTTCTGTTAATTAAATGATCTTACTCtctataaagcacttagaatactATGCTGTATAAAGGCCTTCTCCAATGAATTTATGATTGTAATGACTGGtgtttttgaactttaaaatAGGCTAAACGGTTTTTAGCATTAGGCCTTGTGAAATTTATTGTGGGGCTATTAATACAGTCTATGGTCAGAGTATTTGAGTTTGAAATGTCAAAATAATCGTTGCCTTCCTATGtcctttgaattaaaaaaaaacactgttggGAAGAATTAATGGATCATGGccagggagagcagacttggggttaatggggggggggcagtgggaggcctgttggagggagtgggatgggtgggcaATTGGGGGatttgggggatgcaaactgttatatttggaatggatgggcaatgggaccctactgtaccacacagggaaatgtgtgtgattgggtcccGTTGCTGTACCACATACCTAAGTTCTAAAAGCTAGACAGCAGTTAGACCAGCAAAAAATCAcccatgtttttatatataatagaagGAACAGTGTCCAGAATACTCATGAAGCCCATTTTCTGTAGACAGTCAAGTAATTTAAAGCACCCTGGAAACAAGCAATGTATAATGCATGAAGATGCCAGACTAGTGTTTAGACTTAGAATGCTAAGATTGGTAATTTTGAAAAGTAGGACATACATAAGAAATACCAAGcagtaaaacatgaaaaatacattttccttctCATGAGACTTTCTGTAAGACTGAATATTGGAGTGAGTAAGAACTAATAGAGAGGGGGCATCATAACTGGAGTTGttgctttcctttgttttgtttttaagagacaATGCCTAGGACTTTGCTTGAGTAGGAACTGGTATAGGCCATCATGAGAAGCAAATGAGTACATTT
This region includes:
- the LOC125111900 gene encoding olfactory receptor 52A1-like encodes the protein MSISNITILTPSVLTLIGIPGLESVQSWIGIPLCAMYLTAVLGNSWLLSIIRSERSLREPMYMFLGMLGATDIALSTSVVPKMLGIFWFHVSEIYFDACLLQMWLIHTFQGIESGILLAMALDRYVAICCPLRHAAIFTQQLVTQIGAAVTLRAAILVAPCLVLIKCRLHLYHTTVISHSYCEHMAIVKLAAENVRVNKIYGLFVAFTVAGCDLTVITLSYVQIFVAVFRLPQKEARLKAVHTCVPHICVFLQLYLLAFFSFFTHRFGGRIPPYIHILVSSIYLVVPPCLNPLVYGAKTKQIRIHVTKMFRS